In the genome of Candidatus Hydrogenedentota bacterium, the window GAATCACGCCCTGGCAACGGCCATCTATGCGCGGCAGGCCGGCCTGCACACGATTTCGATGCTGGTGCCGCAGCCCAATTCCCCGTCGGTCCGCAAGAATCTGCTCATGAGCCACCGCGTGGGCGCGGAACTGCATTTCAGCCCCTATTACGCGGCTTCGGCGCGCGATGCGCTGTATCAGTTGGTCCGGCGCCGGATTGACGACGGCCAACGTCCGTATTTGATCCCGCCCGGCGGGTCGTCGCCGGTGGGCATGTTCGGGTTCGTCAACGCATCCTTCGAACTGCGGCAGCAGATCGGACGCGGCGATCTGCCGGAACCGGATTGCATCTATGCCGCCTCGGGGACAATGGGCACGGTGGTGGGACTTCACTTGGGCGCGCAAGCGGCAGGACTCCATTCGCAAATCGTGGCGGTCCGCGTGACCGCCGCAAAGTTCACTTCGATGGAGAAGGCGCGGCGTTATTTCAGACACACGCTGCGGCTTCTGCGCAAGGCCGATCCGGCCTTTCCCACGGTTGCATTCGACGATCAGCAATTTATATTGCGCCACGACTGTTACGGGGAGGATTACGGCGTTCCAACGCCGGAAGCCCTTGATGCAATTCGACTTCTGAACGATACGGAAGGGATCCGCATCGAAGGCACCTACACCGGCAAGGCGTTCGCGGCCTTGTTGGCCGATGCCGCCGCGGGCCGTCTGTGCAATAAAACCGCCCTGTTTTGGAACACCTACAATTCGCGCGATTTCAGCGCCGAAATCGCCAATGTGGACTACCACGAATTACCCAAGGCCTTCCACCGTTATTTCGAAATGCCCGACGACGTCCCGGCAACCTGAAAAAACCGACCGGGTTGGTCAATGCCATGCGGCGCGCGGGGACGCGCGCACTCCCCAACTTCATCGGCGCGCGACCATGCCTTTCCCACCGCAACGCGGCCAGCACGGCATGAAACGCATCCAGCCGCATTTTGTATGCGGATCGCACTCCAACTTTTTACCTTTGCGAATTTCGTCCAAGTTATGATACCATTCGTATACGGTTGTAGGCGGGAAGTGGCCATAGGCTTGGAAAAACAGTTCAGGGGAGTGGGTCATGCGCGATAAATACCGTTTTACCAAGGAATTGGCTGTCATGGCTTGCGGCATGGCGGTCCTGCTTTCCTCCGTTGCGGGGGCGCAGGCGCCGCCGCCCAACGACTTGTGCGGCAATGCCGAAGTCATTCTCGCCGGTACTCCCGTATTTGGAACCACGGTTGGCGCCACGGGCACAGATATCTCTTCCTGCGGATACGAGGATGCGCTGGATGTCTGGTATTCGTTTACGCCCGCTACCAACATGGAGGTACTGATTGATACATGGGAGAGCGACGTCTTCGACTCGACGCTGGCCGTTTACGACGGCTGCGGCGGAACGGAACTCGCCTGCAACGACGACAGCAACTGCGATAACAAGTCGGCCATACGCATAAGCGTGACTTCCGGGAACACGTATCTGATTCGCGTGGCGGAAAACAATGGTTCCACAGGATACTTCTCGCTCGTGGCAATCGATCTTTCCCTGGACGCCGGGGGCGGCATCGTGTTCGGCGATCCCATGGTCAAGGCCGCCGTGCGGCATGCCATAGACAAATATACCGGTCCCATCTATCCCGCGGACGTACAAGGCGTGGGCTTCAGCTACATCAGACTTTGCGGCATGGGCGTCACGACCCTAAAAGGCTTGGAAGAATGCACCGATCTGACGGATGTCATCGTGACGGACAACCAGATTGCCTCGATAGCGCCCCTCGCATCGCTCCCCAACCTTTTCCTGCTCCACATTTCGAACAACCATGTCAGCGATCTGTCGCCGTTGTCGGACCTTATGTATCTTTACGACTTGGATGTGTCATACAACCCGCTGAGTTCGCTCGCGCCCCTTGCCGCGGTGTACAGCCTCCAATCTCTTTATATTGATTCCTGCGGATTGAACGACCTGAGCGACCTTGCCAATCTATACAATCTTCAACTTCTCGTAGCCAGAAACAACAATATCGCGGATCTAACGCCATTATCGGCTCTTACTTCCTTAGAGAATCTGGATGTTTCCTCCAATCCGCTGGGGGCGCTCGCGCCCCTAGCCACGATGTACAACCTGCGCTATCTCTATCTCGGCTCGTGCGGACTGACCGGCCTGGACGATCTCGATAGCCTTTACAACCTCAACACGCTGGATGCCGCCAACAACCGCATCACCTCGGTATCGCCGCTCTCGAGCCTGATGTATCTCGTCCATCTGAATCTGTCGAACAACCGCATCTCCGACACATCCCCGTTCTCGGCGATGAATGGATTGGAATCTATCGTTCTTTCCGACAATCCGATAACGGATCTTTCGGGCATCGTCATGATAACGGGCTTCGGCTCCGGAAATTATCTCGACGTGCGCCGCACGCCGTTGGGCAGCAATGCCCTCTGCGAGCAAATTCCCACACTGACCGCGCGCGGCGCCGACGTGGATTACACCGGCGCCTGCAGCGGGGAGGATGCGGACGACGACGGCTTGCAGGACGAACTCGAAAACGAAATCGGAACCAACCCCAACAAGACGGACACCGATAATGACGGCATCAGCGATTATGACGAGTTCGTTTATTACGGAACCAATCCCACCCGCTGGGACACCGATGGCGACTGGGCCTCGGATTGGCACGAAATTACCTCGGAGCGCAACCCGCTCGATCCGGCCAGCACGCCCGTGCTCACGGAAGTGATTTTTCCCGATTCCAATCTCGAAGCGGCCATCCGGAGCGCCATCAACAAACCCGAAGGCCCCATCTGGCGGGATCCGGTGGAACATATCAATGCCTTGTATGCAT includes:
- a CDS encoding pyridoxal-phosphate dependent enzyme, with protein sequence MIALFEIYPRLAERLPHAALGQWPTPVQRMERLEAALRERFGDGLGDARLFVKRDDLSGQPYGGNKVRKLEFLLGRALHEGRKATLTFGAAGSNHALATAIYARQAGLHTISMLVPQPNSPSVRKNLLMSHRVGAELHFSPYYAASARDALYQLVRRRIDDGQRPYLIPPGGSSPVGMFGFVNASFELRQQIGRGDLPEPDCIYAASGTMGTVVGLHLGAQAAGLHSQIVAVRVTAAKFTSMEKARRYFRHTLRLLRKADPAFPTVAFDDQQFILRHDCYGEDYGVPTPEALDAIRLLNDTEGIRIEGTYTGKAFAALLADAAAGRLCNKTALFWNTYNSRDFSAEIANVDYHELPKAFHRYFEMPDDVPAT